Part of the Paroedura picta isolate Pp20150507F chromosome 3, Ppicta_v3.0, whole genome shotgun sequence genome is shown below.
GTAATGGGGATCCTCAGAAccattctgaggtggtttgctattgcctgcctctgtttacTGACCCTGAACTTCCTGGGGGGACcctgcgtagcttctgagatctgatgagattaggctaggaTTTGTTAGAAGTGAAATATTCATGTACCTTTATTTAACCAACTATTTTAATACACGCTATATACGAGAAAAAGACTGATTTTAGCTTTTTCTCAGCAGAGCTTTTGGCTGCTACTCTATAAAGAGCTGCACAGTGGAAATGATCTTAACGGAACAGTCCCCTTTTCTGGGCCTCTCTgtctcctttcctctttcccccttttccttaaACAGTTGGCGGAGTTTTCCTGTTTCTCTAAGATGGGTGTGAATTACCCATTGCTCAGTTCCAGTAAACACAACAGCAGCATTAAGAGTTCTACAACACAAGAACCATTTAAGGACAATGTGTCGCAACCACCACTTGAACATTTTAGTGTGCATTCTCAGGACTTTGCTTTCAATTAACAAAGAAGAAAATTTGCTGCAGTTTGGTTCTAACAGTCAGGATGTGTGTGGTTTTGGTATTTCATCTAAGCACGTGATGCTTGGGTGAGCAGTGGAGCCTAGTTATGATTCACTGGAGAGAATCATGGAAAACAATGTCTGTTTTAAGCACAGTTGAAAATAAATGGTTTGAACAATACAGGATTGCTTCAGCTGTTTCCTACATAATGGTTTGTATGGAAGCCTAGCACTTTTTCTCCATCTGTCAAACAGGAAGCTGATGCTTCTAGCTACGATGGCTTTAGAATTACCAAAATTAGATAGTAAGTTGGTTATTTGTAAGATGTTCAGAGACTCAGAAATGTGGAGCCTTTTCTGGGAGGCAAATGAGAATCATAAATCCAAGTACTGGAAGGCGACAAAAGAGATTTCAGTAAAAGCAGGTTTATTAGGACCTACCAATGTGTGAACTTCTAAGTTACTCAGAACCTTTTCTTGGAAACATTGAAATAACAATGAAAAGTAAAAGGGTTTTGATTGAAAGATCTAGTTTTCAGCTGTTTGCACTTTATTTCAGTCTTATGATGGTAATAGAGgaagtttttctttaaaataattaggGTAGAACTATGCTTTGTATTGAGTTTTCAGGTTATAGAGACATAACAGGGCAAAGAAACAATGGATTTCCTTTGGAAGCATTTAAGTAGTCCTTGGTCATGTCTGTTTTAGCATTGCTTCAAACTCACAAGCCCCTTGTAAGATGAGAACCGATACATAAAATCTTTACCTATCTTAAGCTAAAGCTATGTCCAAAGCAGGAATTCTCAACTGTTGTGCCATTGGTGCACCTGAGCTCTGCCATggcatgttgggattttttaaatgattgatcttaaaaagaaatctccccctcccaaagttgCCAATTAGGGCCTGAAGGGGAGGTGCCTTGGCCATTCTGACCTTTGCTAGCCAAGGCTCCTACAGCTTTGTCAACTTGTGTTGTTGGTGGCAGCTGGAGTTGAGTGAGCTGAGTCTTTCCTTGGGTTGGGGGTATCTttgaggttttttgtttgttttattttaacatgAGAGGTCGCAGAGGGACCTTCAATGAATTCCAAGCCTTGGGTGGCAGGGAGAGAGGCTTTCTGCAACCTAGCAGCCACCTGCCACCAGGTGCTAGGCTGCAGAAGACCCGTGGTGAGATacagggccttctgcagcctaGCACCTGCTCTGTCCTAGCGCCCACCCTGGCAAGCTCCAGGCCATGGGTGGTGAGGACGGGGGCCTTCTGAGATTCAAAAAAGCCCATCTTTAGAGTGAAAGCTACTGAACAATGGTTTTCACATGGACTGGTGATCTCAGGTGTCCTATTTTGCTGTGCCTCATTTGTGCCAAAAAGGTTGCTAATGAAGCAATGGGTCCATCTGGGTGACATGTTGTTTCCAGGATGAAGCATAGTCAGCTGACCTCCCTTCTGGTGTGGctcaaaatatgaaaaaaaaaaatttcaggtgTGCTTCGACAGTCAaaaggtggagaaaggctgctctaagctgTTTCTCAAGAATGTTGATCGTGCCAACTGGCAGGACTAGATAGCAGCCTGTTTCCTCATTGGTAAAACCACAGAACTCTTGCGCGTAGTGCTGAGTCAATCACTGACTGTATTGCAGCTGTATTTCAGTTTATTTGGATATTTCTTGAAGGAGTCAGGACCTGAGCTGACGATATGTGTctagattttgtttttcttttccaggtATACTCTTCCTTGGAGATAGAGTCCAGACAAGTATTGTCAGTACACTGCAAGTGTTCATGCTTATTTGAAGCTAAAGCTTATTTGACGGAGACAAATGAGTCCCAAATGTGCTGCTAATTTACTAACGGCTTTTTAATTCAAGTGCAGTTACAACACATaattaatatttcagtggaaagcTATGTTTTATGGAGGTTGGGTTGAGCTGCTGAAATACAACTCCCAAATGACTATAATGTTGGCGAAATAAGTCTGACGTGTCCTATGGAAATGATGGAATCTTCTGCTCACTCTTGCATTGGCACTTTGGCTGCCTGTGAACCGTTCTATTTGATGAAAGCACTCacacaaaatacaaaaaataaaacccaaagaCAACGAAGATAATTTGAATTAATGCCAGTGCACAAAGAAAATGACTATAGACCTTAGCACAACTACTGAAGTTCAgccaggcagcagcagcaccatcatcaccaccacccatCCCGTCATCATCTAccactttatttttgtatcccacccttccctaatGGCTCAGGATGGGTAAAAACAAACTTAAAACAAACTCTGAttattaaaacattctaaaacatttaaaatgaccCCGTCTTAATAATTTTGACCCTCACTGAGGGATTAGTCAGCCTGGAGGGATTCCCCCCCTCCGCGCAGATGGATTCTCAGGTGTGGAGGCCAGTGGCTGTTGGTTTTattgcctggcagaacagctctgccttgtaGGCCCTTTCGGTACAATTTAAAGTCCTGGATGCCCTGATCTCTTATTATGCTAATAAATGTTGACCGAGCGTCGGGTGAACTTTTCAGCTAAGTTATTTTCCCTGATTTGCCCTTTCATGCTGCTGTCCATACAACAATGAGGTGCCCTTGTCCTGTTGGACAGCTGTTTTAGATCAAGACAGTGACTTTTCCAGTCCCTCAGTAGTTTTCCAGTAAAACCTCTATGcactcacacacatgcacgcatgtgcacacacacacggagGTAAAAAGTTCTAGTTCATCCATGAAagggtttattccaaacaaaacgtGGTTAAACATGTCTCTGTAATCAGTGGATGGCTGCAGATGAGTTCTCCAGCAGTACACTAGTTTTAGTCTTGTTAGGGTGCCTTCCCACCCAAAAATtgaaaactgcattggtgagaaaaaggccaggaaattTGCGCCAAGGAATTTTTTCCCATCACAAGGCACCTGTTCATTCTTTAAGGGTAACAAGGGCTGTACTATGATAATTTTGTTAGGAAACCTTACCCCATCCACCTTATAGCCCTGATCTTgtcccttcagacttctttttgttcccaaaactcaaaGAACACTTGATATGGACATGATTCAAGTCCTTTGAAGGTGCCAAAAGTGCCATTTTGAAGTGGAAGACTACagaattggatgctttaggatgctttgagctgatcctgcattgagcagggggttggactagatggcctgtatggccccttccaactctgtgtttctataaattcttcagggaagggttagagagatggaaacaccaCCTTCAGAAATATGTAGACCTAGGGTGGAAGATACGTTGAGAAACAACAGAttcacatttcatagaatcatagaatcatagagttggaaggggccatacaggccatctagtccaataatTAGAAAGTTTGGTCCTTAAAATATAAAACCCTGAAGGTTGAAAATAAGTCTGGCTTGTAAAATTTGGGGCTGTTCCTGAATCCAAAGAAAATGCATCAAGCCTTGCATTAAAACCTATTTTTGTTTTGACATTGTGTGCATTGCCAGCATAGCGAATCTTTCAGTGCCCATTATACCTGGATATTACATCATTCTGATTTATGTTATCTAATAACAATTAGTACCTGTGTATTTTTCTCTGCCATTTCTGTAACCTCCCCCTTTTGTATCAGGTGGACTGCTGTATTGTAGGCATTTATATTGAACTGCAATCTGCCTTGAATTTCCAGGGGTAGAAAAGGCTATatttaaatgaaagaaataagCCAGCTTTTCTCTGGCTCTTTCTGTTGGCTAGATGGCTGATGTTTACCACAAAGCAGTAATAGGGAGGCCTAGAGTAGATCTCTGGTGTTGTGCTTTGCCTTTCCACCCTTCTAGCTCACAGCTGCTATAAAACAAGAATTTCAGTTCCCCGTTCTTTGCCCTCCCAGGTACACGTGCTCGGTCAGGCTTTCAGCCTTCTCACAGTCAGTGAAAGTGCCACTGTTGAATAAAGTGGCAGGTTTTATGCTGTTCTCTAAGGAGGACTTTCTGTTCTTAACAGAACATAAACCAAGCATCATTTAATGTTTCATGCATTTTGATTGTATCAGTCTAGTAAAATGAGACTCTGGTGGTAGGTGGCATGGGCCATGGACCGTTTCTTCAGAACATCATCATGCGATGAGGTGTTGTATGTCCATGAAGTAGACACCTTACTTTTTTCTTTTGTGTATTAGTTAGATGAAGCTGACAAATATCTctaattactttttttttaaggattgctCTTGCAGTGTCAGTTCAGCTGGTGATTATGTTTGTGTATTCAGTTGCTTGATTAATATTATATGCGAACAAAAGACATGCTGAAATATTCTTCTAACATTTCTGAACTGGGGGGTGGAAGGTGCATACTGCTAACATATAATCTGATTTATTTCTCTTAGAATGAAGACTGCCAATGGAGATTATCGGAAAGAGCACAGAGAAAGAAGTCGCAGTCCAATTGACCGGGCTGCTGCACCAACAGTGAGCATTCATGCTAATCACATGTATGCCTCAATCCCAAGTTTAACCATGGATCAACCTCTAGCACTGACCAAAAACAGCATGGATGCTACCCGGTCTATCAGCATCACTCCGACAATGACGTCGGTGGAACGGCAGCAGGTAGTTGGCAACTTGATTGTTACGATGTGCCTTCCTCTTAGGGTCTGTTCTGTATATTTTTAACATGTAGCTTTCTTGAAAAGGAAAGTCTTGCAGTTAATTTTGTCCCTATTTGCAACTTTGCATGCACATTAATGCAGTTGGCAGTTTTTACAAAGGTTCAAATCAGTCGCAGATTATATCACTGAAAAATCTGGTTcaggctttctggcaagcaaCACAGCTTGGTAGTGATTTGGAAAAAGACACATTTATGTCTTTGCATAGTACATGGGAGTCTTTTTCCTGGTTGCCCAGTCTTGATGAAAGGAGTCACTTCCCTTCCACAGGCGTTCAGTCCACCCTTCTAAGGCAGAAGAAGCCTTGGTggtttgttctgttctgttctgagaGAGGGGAAAGAAGCAGGAGCTGCTGCAGCCCCACACCAATCCCATGGCAGCTGTAGGAATAGCTATCTTGTGAAAGCATCACTTCCTTGTGTGTGAGTGAATTCCCCTGAGCATGCAAGCAAGAAACTGCTGCTTTCAAAAATGCAAGGAATAGATAAGACAGTTCCCAGTCTTTACAGCTGCAGTTTGCAGTGGGAGAACAACATGATTAAAATGTTTTCCTACAGTTAAAAAACACAACCCTTTCTATATATGACAGAGAATATATTCATACAAAACAGCGTAGCAGCTCTTAATTATTATTTCCTCCACTCAGAGAGGGCAGAAGTAGGTCAGTGTAAGAACTTTCTTGAGCCAGGATATTGGTGCCCAGTTGACTCCTCCGTTAGACTTGTGGACATTTATCTAAGGAACCACCTAACCAACCATTGGCTGTCCTAATGACTAATTAGTAAGGTTTTTTAGAAGACATATGTTCTGTAGGAAATGTCTGAGGCTTTGGGAAATCATTGTTTATGGAGAAGTGAGACAGAAACCCATGAGAGGATATGGTTTGGGAGAAGTCTGAGCTTGTCTTTGAGACAAAGGTCTGGCATGGTCTGCTTGATCTTAAACCTGGGAAGGTACAGATCACTGAAATCCTGTTCACCGTGTGTCACTTGTGCACAGAGCCACTGGCACTATTTTTACCTTCCTTGGGCTGATGACTGATAAATTCTTTCCGAATTCTTATTTGGAGACTtttaaatacctcccccccccccagtttcctgTGTTATAGCAGGGAGTAAGCCATGTTGGTGGTGCAGATCTTTTCCTGCAGGCTTCTGTTGTTGTTGCTTCTTTTGGGGAAATTCCTACACTTGTTTATAAAAGCTGCTTCCCTTGCCCACTACACATTCTCCTACTCCTTTTTAGACTATTTGTCCAGAACTATTACTTCCACTCTGCTCCTCCTCAACTGTGTACTCTCAGCTGACCGGGGAAGGAAGTGAATATGTTTACTGTGATTTATTGCAAATATCAACTTACATGGGTACCTCTTGGAAATCAGGATAATGTTTTGTGAGTTTGAAAGAGAATTCGCCATTCCATCACCTAACATTTGATAGTATTTCTGGCTTTTGTTTTTGACACTTGTGGGGGATTTCATGCTTTCCCTGTACCTCTGGTACATGTTAATATTATGTGTGATCGAGCCTACAAATCCAATTGGTGCTGTTCTCTGCATACACCAcccccctttcttcctctccGTCATCAGCTCAGCGATGACAGATGAGGAAGGGAGAGGCTTCCATTGACGACATTATCGTTCTTTGATTAAGTCTTACTATTGTTTCTCAGCTTGGCATCCAGCTCTGGCACTATAAGAGCACATGAGAAGCTGTTTTTACTGGACTGTACCAGGGCGATTATGGCCAGATATTTTAATGACTGTGAGGCATGGCTGGATACTATCTCAAATAAGATGCTGCAGGGAAACATGCTATCCATGTTTAAAACTGGACTATGCCTACAGTTCATGATTGTATCAGGCTTGTTCATTTCTGGGGGGTTTCTGTGAAaagagaatctccccccccctctttggatTCCAAGCTTTCATGTTTTTTAAGTACATTTGAATATTTGTAGAGACCTAGACAATTTTATTTGGATTGTGTTGGAAGAATTTGGGCTGGAGGTAAAGGGGTGAGAAGCCGCAAAATGGGTGGAGCTAAGTCAGTTAATCTGCTCTGGTGGGTAAATTTTTATTCCTGggccctcttcttcttctggttggtTCTTTTTAGAATGTCTGCAGTGAAAACAAGAGAAAACACTGAACAGAAAATTGGAGTGAGAATTGTATTGTTTGGGAGCTGTTGCCTCTGTTTGTAGTGGGAAATTTGGCTCAGGAGCAGATGGGGTGGAGGAGGTGGGAGCAGAAAAAAAGATTGTTTTGCTTCACTCAGCCTGGTGTCGGTGTTTAATCATTAACCGCAAACCACCTGGCCATAACTTGCCAGGGTGAAGGAATGTATGCCTCTGACCATGTGTAGAATGCATGAAGTATGCAGGGAGGAGTTTTAACTAACGTTTGttagtttgggtctattggatgTGGAAAAAATtaggtatttctgaaaaatcccagatcctgaTACTGGTTTAAACCATGCTTAAACCATGTTTAAACCAGGAGAAGCAGGCCCTATGATCTGCTTGTGGCAGGgaggctctcccagctgcacacagatcctggctgggaaggctatttaccatgctgcaggagaagccatctCCAACGTCTGTTCTGCCTCAGCTAACAGATTGTTCCAAGCTGCACAGCAGCTTCTGGGACTGGCTTCTCCTGCACCAGGCTGTATGAGAAGCCAGCCCCAAGCTGAGCTGGTGGGAAAAGTCTGATTCCCCCTGGCCCAGCTGATCCTctggctttcttctgcagtccctttaaagtttaaagagacttcATTAGACTGCAGTTGGGAGTGATCTGCACCTGCCTCTACACTGTTTTTGGATCTACCAataattcctgaatatatctgggatATTCTCAGGCTTTCCCCCCAAGAAAACCCAGCCATATTTGGGAAAACAAAATACACCCAAACATATAAATGAAGTGTTCTGGGGGTATATTTTTGGCTCGGATAGATCTGAATGCTCTCCCCAACTCACCACTGAATACACTGTTAGTTTCTCACCCTCAAgcaagccagtgtgatgtagtagttaagaacggCAGACTCTGAtccagagaaccgggtttgatctccacatgcagccagctgggtgaccctgggccagtcactgttctctcaggactctctcagacccatcaacctcacagagtgtcagttGTGGCACAAGAAAGAGAGGGctactataagccgctttgggtagtgaaaagcagggtttcaaTTTGAGCCAAGGATAATCTAATTTCAAATGCTCTGTCAACAGAACCAAGCATATCTGTTGACAGTATAGCACGGAGTCATTTCTAGGTTTGCAGGGGTGAATTGCTGGGCAGTGTGCCATTTTAGCCATTGAAGTGCTGCTGAATGACTCCACCCTCAGCTTTGCACCGTTTTGAAAGTTAACTCCTGGTAATATTCCTCCAGAGAAGGCTGTAGGCATATAGGCACACTACTTCAACCAATACAGGACTTCTGATTATAAGCAAAACACTTTCATCTAGATAACTGAAGATATGCTGTGTTAAACTAATATGTGGCTCCTTTTAAAATATGTGGCTCCTTCTAGGCATGCCTGTTTGGGATTACTGTGGATGGAGGATGGAGATGGAAAGCAGTAATCTGGCACTAGTCGCTCCATTACACCTTGCATTTAGCACATAATAAGTGCCCATGTTTTAGTCTGCTGGTTCTCTCTCCTCTTCAAAGTCATGTGATTGTGACTGCACACACATACCTAGTGTTTTGTGGATGTACTGCTTTAATGGTGCTTTCTTGGTGTGAGAACATCAGGGTTTGCCCAGTgggttaaggcagtggtccgcaaccttccagttgccgcggaccgctgctccggagtggcgggagagggcggcccggggccccgcgcacgcgcggcagccccagcacaaacacgcatgcgcggactgccgcgcacgcgtgtttgcgcccggcagtccacgcatgcgcgttcgcgccgctgccatgccggcggccgcggctccctctcctggcccctccgggccgccaaagcggccaattagcttgcggctcggcaagcttctctccccccccccctcccgaaacaagaagcttgccgggccgtgagctaatcggccgatttgctcgtggcctggcgagcttctcgcttcgggggggggggcgggaagagggagctgcggcccggcgccaaggccttcgcagcccgggttggggaccactgggtgaAGGCATTTGGGGATTTGGCAAccccactccccaccaccaccttcagaTACTCATGCGCCCTGGCCATAACATTTCCAGCTGAGAAGCCTGCACACCCCACTTCTTCCACAATTGCATGTGTGACCAGGCCACATGGTCACCGCTCCTGTGACTCTACATGTATGAACTGGTATAACACCCTACCCAATCTTGCCTTGTCAGAATTCAAAGGAACAAAGGAATGGGTTTTCAGCTGAACTGTACCTGCCTTTCCTTTATCTTCCTTTCAGCTCAAAGATGTTCTTTGATTTCTGAGTGCTATAAAACAACTGCCTGCCTGAACACTACTTACTGTGTCAAGTAGAAAGCTGCTCTTATGCCCAGATAGTTTAGTGATTTCATTAGCCAGGCTGTTGGTTATGGTGcattttattctgttgtgaacTGAGCAACTGCTTGCTTTACTTGAGGCAACAGCTGTGCTGAATGTCTGTTCatttctctgccctccccagaacCGTCCATCTGTAATCACATGTGCCTCTGCAAGCAATCGTAACTGTAATCTCTCTCATTGTCCAATTGTGCACAGTGGATGTGGCACTACGATGCCAGCCAGTTACCGGAGACCATCTAGCAGTAAGTAATGCTTCCTGATTacgtttgttttttcccctcttcctgAACACTTGAAACCTAATACATAAGGTCCTCAAAAAGATCTAATGTAAGTAATTAATTAAGCCGTACAGTGAGACCTGAGGAGAAAGAGGGGTATCCTAGGGTAAAACTAAATGTGCAATTGTGAACTGCAATAGAACTTCCTTCCCTGTAGTTGGCAGTTAAAAGCTTGATTCATGCCAGAATTTCTAAGCAAACTCGGATGGAAAAAAGGATGTcccccaatatatatattttcttattttgtagtCAGTGTCCCAAAATCTAGTAGTGATTCGGTCTTattctgtttgtattttcttGACTCAGATCAGTAACTGTCCTTTGCTGCCTTCTGTAGTATCATAGCCATACCACAGATATCTAATGTGGCATGCAGAAGAATTACCCCGCTGGGTTCACATTATCAGAAGAATGTACTCTGGTGTAAACCAGATTTCCTAAGGTGGAGGCAGGGAGAGTATCCAGCTCCCCTTGAGTGTAAAACCggaggtgagagccagcttggtgcagtggttaggagtgctgacttataatctggcgagctgagtttgattccgcactcccccacatgcagccagctgggtgaccgtgggctcccacagcactaataaagcagttctgactgagcagtaatatcagggctctcatagcctcacctacctcacagggtgcctgttgtgggaagaggaaagggcaggcaaatgtaaaccacttcaggtagagaaaagcagcataaaagaaccagttTTTCTTTGGTTTAGTCGTATCAATAATATGCAGGATAAGGTACAAATTACAGATTGAGGAAAGAATATACAAATTATTTTCTGATAGTTTTTTAGGGGGACGAAGCTGAAATGaacaaaaatacaaaagcaaAAGGCAGGCCTTGATCCCCACTCATAACATTTCATGAAATTGTCTACCTGATTTTGGGAACAATTCTTTAAAAACTAATTGATATTCTTCTTTCCATCTTGCTTATTTTCTGCAACAATATAATTGTGTACATAGTAATTCAGTTCCGCAAGTATACGACTAAATGCACATTCAAATAGTAGTTGGGGCAGTTTTTCATAATAGCATTTGTGGAAATAAATCTTTTTGACTTCTCTGacttttttaaaagatagaaaaACCACAGCAACTAATTCACACCCCTAATGCATTTTGTTTTAAGAAAGTAAACATAAAAGAAAGCAGTGGCAGAGACTCAGATCAAATTGCtacaaaggaaacaggaaaaattgATTATCTTTCCCTCTTGTTTCTGGTCTTAAAATGGCAAATTATTACTTCCTTTCCTGTGGAATCTGCTGTTACTCCTAGAAAAGTGTGTGATcatttataaataacaattatgtTATTAAAAACACTTATTATAaaactggggggtaaacggtaacgactggggaaggcactggcaaaccaccccgtattgagtctgccatgaaaacgctggagggcgtcaccccaagggtcagacatgacttggtgcttgcacaggggatacctttacctttattataaacACTCTTCGACATAAATCGGAATTTTTAAGTTCATGCAGTCTTAGCAAAGCTATTACATTTTTCTTTGAGATGTTAACAAAACTtgtagtattaaaaaaaaacagccaagctTAAGAGACATAGTATTTTGCCAGGCAGCTGCAAAGAAAACTATCAGCATTTTTGTTCATAGCCTCCCACTTCTTTTTCCCCTGAAGCTTCCACTGCCTGTGATCCAGTGGTGGAGGAGCACTTCCGCAGAAGCCTTGGCAAGAATTATAAGGAGCCAGAGCCGGTGACAAACTCTGTATCCATTACGGGATCTGTTGATGACCACTTCGCCAAAGCACTTGGAGATACATGGCTTCAGATCAAAGCTGCAAAGGATGGAGTGTCCAGCAGCCCTGAATCTGCCTCCAGGAGGGGCCAgtcatcttctccttcttcccacaTGGTCAACCATAATCATTCACCTTCCGTAGTCTCGTGAAGAGAGGACCACAGCTTCTTCACCCTGATGTGAATTTGCATGGTTTGACTGAGCTCAGAACAGTGCTCAAACAGTAATagtgtttgggagggaggaaaggaggtgaGAAGTTTTTCAGCAACAcacgttttttttaaatatatatatatatatatatatatatgtatttgctTGGTTTTTATACAAGTATGCCCTTAAAAGATAGCAGGAACTAtttgattaaaaaataaattctacGATGTAgcactctttttttttcctgcctcaaTTACCAAAGAAACCTCTCATGCAAGTCTGCTGCCCCGCCCCCTTTTTTATAACACGCGCAGAAGCAAGTTAATGGGCAAAAAAAGCCATTCTGTACAGTTGGTTGACCCAAATACTGTGTGCTTTGATTAGCTTCATGAGACTAGAAATTTTGtctgtgtttctttgtttgtttccattgctttcttctctctttgtgAAGTAACTTCGTATGTATATACTTGAAAAGAACTGTCATGGATGATTTGCACTATTGGAGGAAGTCTAAAGTTGCATAGCAACTTCACGCACGATGCTTATATTCTGAGGGCAAACTGCTTGGGGGGAAAAAGTCGTAAGGGTGATATTTCTGTCTCTttaaagcaagaaagcaaaattgCCTAGGAAGGGGAAGTCTCATACAGGTTATAGGTCTTTCTCTCTTTAGCTGTCAGGTGCTTAGTGCTTGCAACTGGACTGCGTTAATTGACCGATCGTgggcattttaatttttcttaacATTGCAGTTTGTTAGAATAGAGCTGAAGTCAGAGGGTTCAATAGTGCTTAAAGATgcatgtttattaaaaaaaatagctggtATCTATTAATGTATAGACAGTAAGAAACATAATACGTATTAGCCTTTGAGAactagtttatttttatttttttcagtaaCAGCCCTAGGTAGACTTACTGCTGGTACAGTTGTACTCTGGTATTTGTATCTGTAATTCACCTTCAGTAGCAGCCAGCAGACATGGACAGCCTCACGTTGGCCACAAAAGGAGCCGTTGATTCGGTAGCGAATGCCGTAAAGTGCAGGATGCTTTCGCTCCATTCCCTACTCCATCTGCAGCAGCATCTATTTAATATGAACGTGCTTACTGAAAGGGTTAGACATGCATCAGCTAATTAAGTTGCAACAAATGGTCTCTCTTCAGAGATCCTGACTAACCAATAGATG
Proteins encoded:
- the VGLL4 gene encoding transcription cofactor vestigial-like protein 4 isoform X1; the encoded protein is METPLDVLSRAASLVHADDEKREAALRGEPRMQSLPVSSGVTNHRTGPPPISPCKRKFSMDQGDDDLDCENEHVSKMSRMFSPHLMKTANGDYRKEHRERSRSPIDRAAAPTVSIHANHMYASIPSLTMDQPLALTKNSMDATRSISITPTMTSVERQQNRPSVITCASASNRNCNLSHCPIVHSGCGTTMPASYRRPSSTSTACDPVVEEHFRRSLGKNYKEPEPVTNSVSITGSVDDHFAKALGDTWLQIKAAKDGVSSSPESASRRGQSSSPSSHMVNHNHSPSVVS
- the VGLL4 gene encoding transcription cofactor vestigial-like protein 4 isoform X3, producing the protein MIKVRMKTANGDYRKEHRERSRSPIDRAAAPTVSIHANHMYASIPSLTMDQPLALTKNSMDATRSISITPTMTSVERQQNRPSVITCASASNRNCNLSHCPIVHSGCGTTMPASYRRPSSTSTACDPVVEEHFRRSLGKNYKEPEPVTNSVSITGSVDDHFAKALGDTWLQIKAAKDGVSSSPESASRRGQSSSPSSHMVNHNHSPSVVS
- the VGLL4 gene encoding transcription cofactor vestigial-like protein 4 isoform X4, translated to MKTANGDYRKEHRERSRSPIDRAAAPTVSIHANHMYASIPSLTMDQPLALTKNSMDATRSISITPTMTSVERQQNRPSVITCASASNRNCNLSHCPIVHSGCGTTMPASYRRPSSTSTACDPVVEEHFRRSLGKNYKEPEPVTNSVSITGSVDDHFAKALGDTWLQIKAAKDGVSSSPESASRRGQSSSPSSHMVNHNHSPSVVS
- the VGLL4 gene encoding transcription cofactor vestigial-like protein 4 isoform X2 — its product is MLFMKMDLLNYQYLDKMNNNIGILCQYEGEAALRGEPRMQSLPVSSGVTNHRTGPPPISPCKRKFSMDQGDDDLDCENEHVSKMSRMFSPHLMKTANGDYRKEHRERSRSPIDRAAAPTVSIHANHMYASIPSLTMDQPLALTKNSMDATRSISITPTMTSVERQQNRPSVITCASASNRNCNLSHCPIVHSGCGTTMPASYRRPSSTSTACDPVVEEHFRRSLGKNYKEPEPVTNSVSITGSVDDHFAKALGDTWLQIKAAKDGVSSSPESASRRGQSSSPSSHMVNHNHSPSVVS